GCGCCGTAGATGTGGTCGGTGAGCACGATCCGGCTGCCGGGCCGGATCGGGATCGCGGCGAGCGCGGCGGTCACGCCGGCGCTCGCGTTCGGCAGCAGGGCGAAGCCGGCCGGGTCGGTGCCGAGGAACCGGGCCAGTTCCAGGCGGCTCGTGGTCAACCGGTCGGCGACGGACCGGAACCAGAGCATGGGATTGGCCTCGGTCTCGGTCCGCAGCCTGGCCAGCAGCTCCTGGGTGCGGCGCGGAACAGCGCCGTACGAGCCGTGGTTCAGGTGCAGGACGTCGGGGTCGAGGGACCACAGGTCGGGGCGGGGGCTGAGATCCTTCACCGTCACCACGGTACATAATCTGGCCTGTGTACCCCTACCTCGACCACGAGGGGCCGATCGCGATGGCCCACCGCGGCGGCGCGTTGCACCCGGACAACCTCGGCTACGAGAACTCCCTGCGCGCCTTCGCGCACGCGGTGAAACTCGGGTACCGCTACCTCGAGACCGACCTGCACGCGACCAGGGACGGCGTCGTCGTCGCCTTCCACGACCACCGGCTCGACCGGGTCACCGACCGGACCGGCGTGATCGCCGAGCTGCCCTGGTCGGAGGTCGGCCAGGCGCGGATCAACGGGCACGAGCCGATCCCGCTGCTCACCGACGTGCTGGAGGAGTTCCCGGACGTCCGGCTCAACCTGGACATCAAGGCCGACAACGGCGTCGGGCCGGCGGCCGCCGTACTGCGGGAGACCGGCGCGATCGACCGGGTCTGCGTGTCGTCGTTCTCCCAGGCGCGGGTGCAGCGGATCCGGCGGGAGCTCGGGCCACGGCTGGCGACCGGCTTCGGGCAAAACGAGATCGCCCGGCTGCGGTTCGCGCCGTTCCGGCTGTCGTCGCCGGGCGCGTGCCTGCAGATCCCCGAGGTGTACGGGCGCCTGCGCGTCCTCACTCCCGGACTGCTTCGCCGGGCGCATGCCCTGGGCAAGCAGGTGCACGTCTGGACGATCGACGACCCGGCCGCGATGCACCGGCTGCTCGACGCGGGCGTCGACGGCCTCATCACCGACCGGACCGACCTGCTGCGCGACGTACTGATCGAG
The Kribbella italica DNA segment above includes these coding regions:
- a CDS encoding glycerophosphodiester phosphodiesterase, with the translated sequence MYPYLDHEGPIAMAHRGGALHPDNLGYENSLRAFAHAVKLGYRYLETDLHATRDGVVVAFHDHRLDRVTDRTGVIAELPWSEVGQARINGHEPIPLLTDVLEEFPDVRLNLDIKADNGVGPAAAVLRETGAIDRVCVSSFSQARVQRIRRELGPRLATGFGQNEIARLRFAPFRLSSPGACLQIPEVYGRLRVLTPGLLRRAHALGKQVHVWTIDDPAAMHRLLDAGVDGLITDRTDLLRDVLIERGQWP